In the Natronolimnobius baerhuensis genome, one interval contains:
- a CDS encoding SDR family oxidoreductase yields the protein MAEPHVLLTGATGTLGQTLRPELAADGLTVRAASRSPPPETADEWVTLDLTDGTGLERALEGVDIVVHAATAPRGDSEAVDVRGTERLLEAAADSGVSNFVYVSIVGVDQIPYSYYEHKLAAERAIESSPVPSTIVRITQFHSFVFDLLSTIARLPVWPLPTAFQLQPIAVDEAGTALTDYVTLEPHGRCAPLGGPHVHSLGDLARAYRAEHGHWRPIIRLPLPGAVASGFRAGAATCPNRTVGTTSWNAWMATHSDKTS from the coding sequence ATGGCTGAACCGCACGTACTCCTCACTGGGGCGACTGGGACGCTCGGTCAAACACTTCGACCAGAACTCGCCGCAGACGGACTGACAGTGCGAGCCGCAAGCCGATCACCACCTCCAGAAACTGCTGACGAGTGGGTCACACTCGACCTCACCGACGGCACTGGCCTCGAGCGGGCACTCGAGGGCGTCGATATTGTCGTCCATGCCGCAACAGCACCGCGGGGTGATAGCGAGGCAGTCGACGTTCGCGGCACCGAACGACTTCTCGAGGCGGCTGCTGACAGCGGCGTCTCGAATTTCGTCTACGTCTCTATCGTTGGTGTTGATCAAATTCCGTACTCGTACTACGAGCACAAACTGGCGGCTGAACGGGCTATCGAGTCGAGTCCTGTTCCATCGACAATCGTTCGCATCACGCAGTTTCACTCGTTCGTCTTCGACCTGCTGTCGACAATAGCTCGTCTGCCCGTGTGGCCGTTGCCAACGGCGTTCCAACTTCAGCCCATCGCTGTCGATGAGGCTGGCACTGCACTCACAGACTACGTAACACTCGAGCCTCACGGCCGATGTGCCCCACTCGGTGGCCCGCACGTTCACTCACTCGGCGACCTCGCTCGAGCCTACCGTGCGGAACACGGGCACTGGCGACCGATTATCCGACTCCCGCTTCCAGGGGCAGTCGCGTCCGGCTTTCGTGCCGGAGCGGCAACCTGTCCTAACCGGACTGTTGGGACGACATCCTGGAACGCGTGGATGGCAACCCACAGCGACAAGACCAGCTGA
- a CDS encoding NUDIX hydrolase translates to MSDVTYVPKACAYITRHTGELLVFDGPGHDGIQIPKGTLEDGESPRDGLFREVMEETGLCTLTAPTHLTTDVWTRRESPPRRYVRHFYHATVHESRDRWTHTVTDGGEEHGAEFDLYWIQPSTAQTREFALDLDDYIHFLPSYTPADRVVSASD, encoded by the coding sequence ATGTCTGATGTAACGTACGTCCCCAAAGCGTGTGCGTACATTACCCGCCACACGGGTGAACTGCTGGTCTTCGACGGCCCAGGCCACGATGGAATCCAGATTCCGAAAGGAACGCTCGAGGACGGCGAATCGCCTCGAGATGGACTCTTTCGTGAAGTCATGGAAGAGACTGGCCTCTGTACGTTGACCGCACCGACGCATCTCACGACCGACGTCTGGACGCGCCGCGAGTCGCCGCCGCGACGCTACGTGCGCCACTTCTATCACGCAACCGTACACGAATCGCGCGACAGGTGGACACACACCGTGACTGACGGCGGCGAGGAACACGGTGCCGAGTTCGATCTTTACTGGATTCAGCCTTCGACGGCCCAGACACGGGAGTTTGCGCTGGACCTCGATGACTACATCCACTTCCTACCGTCGTATACGCCAGCCGACCGCGTTGTCTCGGCCTCGGACTAA
- a CDS encoding DUF402 domain-containing protein: MTTVRVRGIYTTAITHRLERNGLEVVQASDPIQERFDDGFETAPADVRIETTRDRQGLEVSGDREAVETVLADLEDLEIDTFRWDDDAPRGAVFDAEVIDAGGGGGATVDLGDGRRGYLPYDDVDGYVDEANQYRVQIDEPTPPWTDDDPRVQPTLEIQGGLCSLSQDRTGISAAGRGERATELVGMTDLLSPSVPDGWGLYWEHSAFDADLEAMRTALEQAVERATALEGALADAPESPSDGEPKELATPQTTAWCWFGRESRFELDSERRQVETTMPGHHRTKAADRAASAAVDFAEGILGSTVDDSTAGTDDEAFPFDAVSQQFGPTAGDRLAIGHGKPDGRHISLGRGEVTNWDADGSLTLERSMRGGGSYDALEVPKEDGDVAVTKFREGRWWYPTTYKAADDSTKGTYVNICTPVELFPDEARYVDLYIDVIRTPDGTVEIVDADELEAAVSDGLVSETLAEKATSVAEAVERALSP; encoded by the coding sequence ATGACGACGGTTCGCGTCCGCGGGATCTACACCACCGCGATCACCCACCGCCTCGAGCGAAACGGTCTCGAGGTCGTCCAGGCCTCGGACCCGATTCAGGAACGCTTCGATGACGGGTTCGAGACCGCACCAGCCGACGTTCGTATCGAAACGACGCGCGACCGGCAGGGACTCGAGGTCTCCGGTGACCGCGAGGCGGTCGAAACCGTCCTCGCCGACCTCGAGGACCTCGAAATCGACACGTTCCGCTGGGACGACGACGCCCCGCGCGGTGCGGTGTTCGACGCCGAGGTGATCGACGCCGGGGGCGGTGGCGGTGCGACGGTGGACCTCGGCGACGGCCGGCGTGGCTACCTGCCCTACGACGACGTCGATGGCTACGTCGACGAGGCCAACCAGTACCGCGTCCAGATCGATGAGCCGACGCCGCCGTGGACCGACGACGATCCCCGGGTCCAGCCAACACTCGAGATTCAGGGGGGACTCTGCTCGCTCTCGCAGGATCGAACCGGCATCTCGGCGGCCGGGCGAGGCGAACGCGCAACCGAACTCGTCGGCATGACCGACCTGCTCTCGCCGTCGGTTCCGGACGGGTGGGGGCTGTACTGGGAACACAGCGCATTCGACGCCGACCTTGAGGCAATGAGAACCGCGCTCGAGCAGGCGGTTGAGCGAGCGACCGCACTCGAGGGCGCGCTCGCCGACGCGCCCGAGAGTCCCTCGGATGGCGAGCCGAAAGAGCTAGCGACGCCGCAAACGACGGCGTGGTGCTGGTTTGGCCGCGAGTCACGATTCGAACTTGATAGTGAGCGCCGACAGGTCGAGACAACGATGCCCGGCCACCATCGGACGAAAGCCGCGGATCGAGCAGCGAGTGCAGCCGTTGATTTCGCGGAGGGGATTCTTGGCTCGACCGTCGACGACAGCACCGCAGGAACGGACGACGAGGCGTTCCCGTTTGACGCCGTCTCACAGCAGTTCGGGCCAACCGCGGGGGACCGCCTCGCAATTGGCCATGGCAAGCCCGACGGGCGACACATCTCGCTCGGACGCGGCGAGGTCACCAACTGGGACGCGGACGGCTCGCTCACACTCGAGCGGTCGATGCGCGGCGGTGGCTCCTACGATGCACTCGAGGTGCCCAAAGAAGATGGTGACGTCGCGGTGACGAAGTTCCGCGAGGGCCGGTGGTGGTATCCGACGACGTACAAGGCGGCGGACGACTCGACGAAGGGAACCTACGTCAACATCTGTACGCCGGTCGAACTCTTCCCGGACGAAGCGCGATACGTCGATCTCTATATCGACGTGATTCGGACGCCCGATGGCACCGTCGAAATCGTCGATGCTGACGAACTCGAGGCCGCCGTTTCGGATGGACTCGTCTCCGAGACGTTGGCAGAGAAGGCAACGAGCGTGGCTGAAGCAGTCGAGCGCGCGCTGTCGCCATAG
- a CDS encoding DUF7532 family protein, giving the protein MHFDQRTQQALRAVGLETEDLEAASTAIAEAVDADANALADFFDRHDTVYSDMDMAHSSAEFPEHSVDSLDVTTHAAEMRGWLRFETWGAFVEDGRILDADEEYVELTLGPTIHDRVRFAANRETLQ; this is encoded by the coding sequence ATGCACTTCGACCAGCGAACGCAACAGGCGCTGCGCGCCGTCGGCCTCGAGACCGAAGATCTCGAGGCGGCCTCGACGGCAATCGCGGAGGCAGTAGACGCCGACGCAAACGCGCTTGCGGACTTTTTCGACCGGCACGATACGGTCTACTCGGATATGGATATGGCTCACTCGAGTGCGGAGTTTCCCGAGCACTCGGTTGACTCTCTCGACGTGACGACACACGCAGCCGAGATGCGGGGCTGGCTGCGCTTCGAGACGTGGGGCGCGTTCGTCGAGGATGGCCGGATCCTCGATGCAGACGAGGAGTACGTCGAACTGACGCTTGGCCCGACGATTCACGACCGGGTCCGGTTCGCGGCCAACCGCGAGACACTCCAATGA
- a CDS encoding PrsW family intramembrane metalloprotease — MARKRDPVEQASDESRDLYEVSTWEPRSTLDRLSAVVYALLNYGFHGIVVGVALIITLVLLVQPGVLILEDPALGLFFGLSVVPAALLAGFIWYTDITSNEPLSLLVATFVLSILFATFAGVVNTYTQPYFQAIPLVGLVLYFFLIVGPVEEVVKLLAVRIFAYRSDSFDAVIDGAVYGAVAGLGFAAFENMLYISAEVATADASPFAAATGITTVRALVGPGHVIFSAIAGFYLGLAKFNPDKAGPIVVKGLLVAAVVHAMYNVTVGIIPDAIATLYPISFGMAFIAYVILYDLAVGYYLYRKIARYRRTYREVRDDTGDPPAAELTEFDPPNRQP, encoded by the coding sequence ATGGCGCGCAAGCGCGACCCGGTTGAGCAAGCAAGCGACGAGTCGCGGGACCTCTATGAAGTCTCGACGTGGGAGCCGCGGTCGACGCTGGATCGCCTCTCGGCGGTCGTGTACGCGCTACTCAACTACGGCTTTCATGGCATCGTCGTCGGCGTCGCGCTCATCATCACCCTCGTGTTGCTCGTCCAGCCAGGGGTTCTGATTCTCGAGGATCCGGCGCTTGGCCTCTTCTTCGGGCTGTCGGTCGTCCCCGCAGCATTGCTGGCGGGCTTCATCTGGTATACGGATATCACGTCGAACGAGCCGTTGAGCCTCCTCGTGGCGACGTTTGTGCTGTCGATCCTCTTTGCGACGTTTGCCGGTGTCGTCAACACGTATACGCAGCCGTACTTTCAGGCGATTCCGTTGGTCGGACTCGTCCTCTATTTCTTCCTAATCGTTGGCCCCGTCGAAGAGGTGGTGAAGCTGCTTGCGGTCCGAATCTTTGCCTATCGAAGCGACTCCTTTGATGCGGTCATCGACGGTGCAGTCTACGGCGCGGTCGCCGGCCTCGGCTTTGCGGCGTTCGAAAACATGCTCTACATCTCTGCTGAAGTTGCGACGGCAGATGCCAGCCCGTTCGCGGCGGCAACTGGAATTACGACCGTGCGGGCGCTGGTCGGCCCCGGCCACGTCATCTTTTCGGCAATCGCTGGCTTCTATCTCGGCCTCGCGAAGTTTAATCCCGACAAGGCCGGTCCAATCGTCGTCAAAGGACTCCTCGTCGCAGCGGTCGTCCACGCAATGTACAACGTCACCGTCGGAATCATCCCCGACGCCATCGCCACGCTGTACCCGATCAGTTTCGGGATGGCGTTTATCGCCTACGTGATCCTCTATGACCTCGCCGTCGGCTACTACCTCTACCGGAAGATTGCTCGATACCGGCGAACCTACCGCGAGGTCAGAGACGATACCGGCGACCCACCAGCGGCCGAACTCACGGAGTTTGACCCACCAAATCGACAACCCTGA
- a CDS encoding riboflavin synthase: protein MFTGIVEETGEIAARERTDDGLRLRIGAESVATGLTHGQSISVSGACLTVEQFEDGSWFEVFLATETVERTYLGDLEVGDQVNLERAMPADGRFDGHVVQGHVDAVATVTAIESVDEDWFFEFDLPEGYARYVVEKGSITLDGISLTVADLDTTAGTVTVAIIPTTYELTTLSDKEPGDPVHLEVDVLSKYVERLLEARFE from the coding sequence ATGTTCACGGGAATCGTCGAGGAGACCGGCGAGATTGCAGCACGCGAACGGACGGACGACGGCCTTCGGCTTCGCATTGGCGCGGAGTCGGTCGCGACGGGGCTGACACACGGCCAGAGCATCAGTGTCAGCGGTGCGTGTCTCACGGTCGAACAGTTCGAGGACGGCTCCTGGTTCGAAGTCTTTCTCGCAACCGAAACCGTCGAGCGGACGTATCTGGGCGACCTCGAGGTCGGCGACCAGGTCAACCTCGAGCGAGCGATGCCGGCTGATGGGCGATTCGACGGCCACGTCGTCCAGGGTCACGTCGATGCGGTCGCGACGGTGACGGCTATCGAATCCGTCGACGAAGACTGGTTCTTCGAGTTTGACCTTCCCGAGGGGTACGCCCGCTATGTCGTCGAAAAGGGATCGATCACGTTGGATGGGATCAGTCTGACTGTCGCCGATCTGGACACCACAGCGGGGACTGTTACAGTCGCTATTATCCCCACAACGTACGAGTTGACGACGCTATCGGACAAAGAGCCGGGCGATCCGGTTCACCTCGAGGTCGACGTACTCTCGAAGTACGTCGAGCGACTGTTAGAAGCGCGATTCGAGTAA
- a CDS encoding DUF7533 family protein, with protein sequence MAGLIETIKFAGVLIFAIPAALAGLEFLLVRGQTLVGVGLLGLAVGLLVLQRYLTTPGDLPGIAAKRAVGSMTDDETPDDDRP encoded by the coding sequence ATGGCCGGTCTCATCGAGACGATCAAGTTCGCCGGTGTCCTCATCTTCGCCATTCCAGCCGCACTTGCCGGCCTCGAGTTCCTGCTCGTTCGCGGACAGACACTCGTCGGCGTCGGATTACTCGGCCTCGCGGTTGGACTCCTTGTGCTCCAGCGGTATCTGACGACACCCGGCGATTTGCCGGGAATTGCCGCGAAACGCGCTGTTGGTTCGATGACTGACGACGAGACACCCGACGACGACCGTCCTTAA
- a CDS encoding M24 family metallopeptidase — protein MTDGAMDDADRGSREGTERNRKRRGHLESVIDETLADREACAAVAVEAAQTPVGQYCLSALVGQHDGTENRVVALGYDGTEWAVFDATETNTHPATALGETLVDRHGEGTVLTPATIPYDAALYLEAAGLTLASSDVFERARTTKTAAERANTETTQAAASAGIRRGAAILADATVSDGQLERDGEPITAEHLRVALDQAIISSGAFPADNSVVRQGPARESTDPLRPGEPITVSVSPQGPDGYHGRLVRTFVVDSDGGRERRAHVALTQAFRSSQSMLTADSESIRAVEADLEAEIRAFGEDDGIETRVSGIGLEPTERPSDGGELVEPGTVICLEAAVELADGSWLRLADVLAKHDGSVSWLESPSRSLEPAALTD, from the coding sequence GTGACTGACGGGGCGATGGACGACGCTGACCGCGGTTCCCGCGAGGGAACTGAACGAAACCGGAAGCGCCGAGGCCACCTCGAGTCCGTCATCGACGAAACGCTCGCAGACCGTGAGGCGTGTGCCGCCGTCGCCGTCGAAGCGGCGCAGACGCCGGTCGGACAGTACTGTCTGTCGGCGCTCGTGGGTCAACACGACGGAACCGAGAATCGGGTCGTTGCACTCGGCTACGATGGCACGGAGTGGGCTGTTTTCGATGCCACCGAGACAAACACACATCCAGCGACGGCACTCGGCGAGACACTTGTCGACCGACACGGTGAGGGGACGGTCCTGACACCGGCGACGATCCCCTACGACGCGGCGCTGTATCTCGAGGCGGCGGGACTGACACTCGCCTCGAGCGATGTGTTCGAGCGCGCTCGCACGACAAAGACCGCCGCCGAGCGTGCAAACACCGAGACGACACAGGCGGCTGCGAGTGCCGGGATTCGCCGTGGAGCTGCGATTCTCGCGGATGCAACCGTTTCTGATGGCCAACTCGAGCGAGATGGAGAACCAATCACCGCTGAGCACCTTCGGGTGGCACTCGATCAGGCAATCATCTCATCGGGAGCGTTTCCCGCCGACAACTCGGTAGTGCGTCAGGGGCCAGCCCGCGAGTCAACCGACCCGCTTCGTCCTGGCGAGCCGATCACTGTCTCGGTGTCGCCACAGGGGCCTGACGGCTATCACGGCCGACTCGTCCGGACGTTCGTCGTCGACAGCGACGGTGGCCGCGAGCGACGCGCCCACGTTGCACTCACGCAGGCGTTTCGCTCGAGTCAGTCCATGCTCACTGCCGATTCCGAATCGATTCGAGCCGTCGAAGCCGACCTCGAGGCCGAGATCCGAGCCTTTGGTGAAGACGACGGGATCGAGACACGAGTGTCGGGAATCGGCCTTGAGCCGACTGAACGACCATCTGACGGCGGCGAGTTGGTCGAACCGGGAACTGTAATCTGTCTCGAGGCGGCAGTCGAACTCGCGGACGGGTCGTGGCTTCGACTCGCAGACGTGCTCGCAAAGCACGACGGGAGCGTCTCGTGGCTCGAGTCACCCTCGCGGTCGCTCGAACCAGCGGCACTTACTGATTAA
- a CDS encoding UvrD-helicase domain-containing protein has product MATTETKVTRLFGGPGSGKTTALLDHVEEILEQDGVTFRDILVVSYTRAAAQEVRERLAERLDESPRALQGNVCTMHAKAYDLLDLSRSDVIGESEKEEFCEEFGLEFEDEYSGAGRRTARSTTIGNKIIATSQWLQRTSRDVSDWYDVPFQWDEEEVRLPPEIDSNAQEGNKYTPTWPSDDDRIDVPEAIRGWRTYKGEQGKIGFADMLERVKQRSLIPSVDYLVIDEFQDITTLQYDVYEEWKPHVEQVLIAGDDDQVVYSWQGADPALLLEEEVDDDIILPNSYRLPSNVLNAVNQEIRHIDQRQDKDLKPRKEGGAVEARANASMLDVVRNVRRTLVESEGSVMVLFRARYQMFQFIDEFITEGVPFSSLTDQRMWTDRLTQYVRAVEAIDDGDDVTGLQARRLADMLQDSAFGTNERDDLFDTIDERQEEAGIEDLQELMIPSRVIKDHAPFMPDTASAADMVRKVTNFQKKSIRSYFAIGEYHGMETDRVRVGTIHSAKGREADHVIVGTDLTEKVVEQMVATVDDPEGVPGIEEFTKTTSPVPVLTDNERRVFYVGMSRARERLVLLENLVDGAPTLPIDVLLKNELSDEPLEDLVEEAQQPVDADESESDSDEIEAEAP; this is encoded by the coding sequence ATGGCTACCACGGAGACGAAGGTTACCCGGTTGTTCGGTGGTCCGGGAAGCGGGAAGACGACCGCCCTTTTGGATCACGTCGAAGAAATTCTCGAGCAGGATGGCGTGACGTTCCGGGATATCCTCGTCGTCTCGTACACGCGAGCGGCCGCACAGGAGGTTCGTGAACGACTGGCTGAACGACTTGACGAGAGCCCACGTGCACTACAGGGCAACGTCTGTACGATGCACGCGAAGGCGTACGATCTACTGGATCTCTCTCGCAGCGACGTCATCGGCGAATCCGAGAAAGAGGAGTTCTGTGAGGAGTTCGGCCTCGAGTTCGAAGACGAGTACTCGGGTGCTGGTCGCCGAACAGCACGGTCGACAACGATTGGAAACAAGATTATCGCAACCAGTCAGTGGCTCCAGCGAACGAGTCGTGACGTCTCGGACTGGTACGACGTCCCCTTCCAGTGGGACGAAGAGGAGGTTCGCCTCCCACCGGAAATCGACTCGAACGCCCAGGAAGGCAACAAGTACACGCCGACGTGGCCAAGCGACGACGACCGGATCGACGTCCCCGAAGCGATTCGTGGCTGGCGCACCTACAAGGGCGAACAGGGAAAAATCGGCTTCGCAGACATGCTCGAGCGCGTCAAACAGCGCTCGCTGATTCCAAGCGTCGACTATCTGGTGATCGACGAGTTTCAGGACATTACAACGTTGCAGTACGACGTCTACGAGGAATGGAAACCACACGTCGAGCAGGTCCTGATCGCCGGCGACGACGACCAGGTCGTTTACTCCTGGCAGGGTGCCGACCCCGCGCTCTTGCTCGAGGAAGAAGTCGACGACGACATTATTCTCCCGAACTCCTATCGACTGCCCTCGAACGTGCTCAACGCCGTCAATCAGGAGATTCGACACATCGATCAGCGCCAGGATAAAGACTTGAAACCGCGTAAGGAAGGCGGTGCAGTCGAGGCTCGAGCGAACGCCTCGATGCTCGATGTGGTTCGCAACGTTCGCCGGACGCTCGTCGAAAGCGAGGGATCGGTGATGGTCCTGTTCCGGGCGCGCTATCAGATGTTCCAGTTTATCGATGAGTTCATCACCGAGGGCGTCCCGTTCAGTTCGCTGACCGACCAGCGGATGTGGACGGATCGACTGACCCAATACGTCCGTGCGGTTGAAGCAATCGACGACGGCGACGACGTGACCGGCCTGCAGGCTCGTCGACTCGCGGATATGTTGCAGGACTCGGCGTTCGGCACGAACGAACGCGACGATCTGTTCGATACGATTGACGAACGCCAGGAGGAAGCCGGTATCGAGGACCTGCAGGAACTGATGATTCCCTCCCGCGTCATCAAAGACCACGCGCCATTCATGCCCGATACGGCCTCTGCGGCCGATATGGTCCGCAAGGTAACGAACTTCCAGAAAAAGAGCATTCGCTCGTACTTCGCAATCGGTGAGTACCACGGGATGGAAACCGACCGCGTCCGTGTCGGCACCATCCACTCCGCGAAGGGTCGTGAAGCCGACCACGTCATCGTCGGCACCGACCTCACCGAGAAGGTCGTCGAGCAGATGGTCGCGACCGTGGACGACCCTGAAGGCGTTCCCGGCATCGAGGAGTTCACCAAAACGACCTCGCCCGTTCCCGTCCTCACCGACAACGAACGACGTGTCTTCTACGTCGGCATGTCTCGCGCCCGCGAACGACTCGTCCTCCTCGAGAATCTCGTCGATGGCGCGCCAACGCTGCCAATCGACGTCCTCTTGAAGAACGAACTCTCCGATGAGCCACTCGAGGACCTGGTCGAGGAGGCCCAACAGCCTGTCGACGCGGACGAAAGCGAGAGTGACAGCGACGAAATCGAAGCCGAAGCGCCGTGA
- a CDS encoding DUF7563 family protein, which translates to MPECQNCGSFVTDAYARVFTPRGVDNPRVCPDCQDKIRDGAEIRRARSPRNPSS; encoded by the coding sequence ATGCCAGAATGTCAGAACTGTGGCTCGTTTGTCACCGATGCGTACGCTCGCGTGTTTACGCCACGCGGGGTCGATAACCCGCGTGTGTGCCCAGATTGCCAGGATAAAATTCGTGATGGGGCAGAGATTCGACGCGCGCGTTCCCCGCGAAATCCGTCGTCGTAG
- a CDS encoding HVO_0416 family zinc finger protein, with translation MASSPTDADDAFDQFLTDRGHSVEEVGWEQEYNKKQCPDCGGLHDSSASSCTVCGWDPRL, from the coding sequence ATGGCATCCTCACCCACTGATGCCGACGACGCGTTTGACCAGTTCCTCACTGACCGCGGTCACTCTGTCGAAGAGGTCGGCTGGGAACAAGAGTATAATAAGAAACAGTGTCCAGACTGTGGCGGACTTCACGATTCGTCTGCCAGTTCCTGTACCGTCTGTGGGTGGGATCCGAGACTATAG
- a CDS encoding acyltransferase translates to MTKRYVSLPDAAEAGMREFIDEVDRRLSGDEDTCSVVEDVLIDLSGDREAYERWQAGEDVSAAERVRLQSYDPCNTTLESEYYAEKDEDVFRRSKHLQWLWRQFDSLPIADNVEFALRFRRMLADHLFEECGENCRFFKGITFTYGHNITIGDNTIVHDEVHLDDRGTLTIGDRVSISDGVHIYSHDHDVVDQTDVRNYHTQIEDDVRLTYDSMVRAGNKVGENAIVGARAIVQHDVPAHHIAVGMPAQSVKIKPGWEDDATSLEDAGVNRQAERRLEYDLPENLEVFDEFQRDLQSSQ, encoded by the coding sequence ATGACAAAGCGGTACGTCTCGCTCCCCGATGCGGCTGAAGCGGGGATGCGTGAGTTTATCGATGAGGTCGACCGCCGACTCTCGGGCGACGAGGACACCTGCTCGGTCGTCGAGGACGTCCTGATCGACCTTTCGGGCGACCGTGAGGCTTACGAGCGCTGGCAGGCAGGCGAGGACGTCTCAGCCGCCGAGCGCGTCCGCTTACAGAGTTACGATCCCTGTAACACGACCCTCGAGAGCGAGTACTACGCTGAAAAGGACGAAGACGTGTTCCGGCGCTCGAAACACCTCCAGTGGCTCTGGCGGCAGTTCGATAGCCTGCCAATCGCGGACAACGTCGAATTTGCCCTGCGATTCCGACGGATGCTCGCGGACCATCTATTCGAGGAGTGTGGCGAGAACTGCCGATTTTTCAAGGGGATTACGTTCACCTACGGCCACAACATTACGATTGGTGACAACACGATTGTCCACGACGAGGTGCATCTGGACGACCGCGGCACGCTCACCATCGGCGACCGCGTCTCAATCTCTGACGGCGTCCACATCTACAGCCACGACCATGACGTCGTCGACCAGACCGACGTCCGCAACTACCACACCCAGATCGAAGACGACGTGCGCCTGACCTACGACTCGATGGTTCGAGCGGGCAACAAAGTCGGCGAAAACGCCATCGTCGGCGCACGTGCAATCGTCCAGCACGATGTCCCTGCACACCACATCGCCGTTGGCATGCCGGCACAGAGCGTCAAAATCAAACCCGGCTGGGAAGACGATGCAACCTCACTCGAGGATGCCGGCGTCAATCGACAGGCCGAGCGTCGACTCGAGTATGACTTGCCCGAGAATCTCGAGGTCTTCGATGAGTTCCAGCGCGACCTCCAGTCCTCACAGTAA
- a CDS encoding DUF7577 domain-containing protein, which translates to MELWGWLIGYVLLFACLHLGLYYVYVRRESDHGDATDQSQTPSLTDPNRMQSQTAPRADRYPPRPEEYGDRDEPDESAPDRSLEGETIRCPHCGATNAADPTYTYCWRCISMLRQ; encoded by the coding sequence ATGGAGCTCTGGGGATGGCTCATCGGTTACGTCCTGTTGTTCGCCTGTCTCCACCTGGGGCTGTACTACGTGTACGTCCGTCGCGAAAGTGACCACGGCGACGCGACGGATCAGTCACAGACGCCATCCCTCACGGATCCCAACCGGATGCAATCACAGACTGCGCCCCGGGCTGACCGGTATCCACCCCGGCCAGAGGAGTACGGCGACCGGGATGAACCCGACGAATCCGCGCCTGACCGCTCACTCGAGGGCGAGACGATCCGGTGTCCACACTGTGGCGCGACCAACGCGGCCGATCCAACATATACGTACTGCTGGCGCTGTATCTCAATGCTTCGGCAGTAA
- a CDS encoding TraB/GumN family protein yields MAESPPLLESLADPRITPEYCRHIGGAAGNCYLLGVVHDHPASVGRVERVLEAVDPDTLALELPPAAVALYRTYADDTDADEGPPRFGGEMSAAIRATDADVVGIDAPNWSFLRRVVARLVADRASAATARRVISSLSGATREALTCRVAATLNHATSMTVAYDDPIEYECSHDDSPAEQADHERGHVATVQALLGSVDTDGSALAYRDETRERCMSDRLAELRADTDGDVVAVVGVDHLETLAETLEQE; encoded by the coding sequence ATGGCAGAGTCCCCGCCCCTCCTCGAATCGCTTGCTGACCCCCGTATTACCCCAGAGTACTGCCGACATATCGGCGGTGCTGCTGGGAATTGCTACCTCCTCGGTGTCGTCCATGACCACCCCGCGAGCGTTGGCCGTGTCGAACGTGTCCTCGAGGCCGTCGACCCCGACACACTCGCTCTCGAGTTACCCCCGGCCGCGGTGGCATTGTATCGGACGTACGCCGACGATACTGACGCGGATGAGGGTCCACCGCGCTTTGGTGGCGAGATGAGTGCCGCGATCCGTGCCACTGACGCCGACGTCGTCGGCATTGACGCGCCGAACTGGTCGTTCCTCCGCCGTGTCGTTGCGCGCCTGGTCGCCGACCGTGCCTCGGCAGCAACCGCCAGACGCGTCATCTCGAGTCTCAGTGGTGCGACTCGAGAGGCACTGACCTGTCGCGTTGCTGCGACGCTGAACCATGCGACGTCGATGACGGTGGCCTACGACGACCCAATCGAGTACGAGTGTTCGCACGACGATTCGCCGGCCGAACAGGCCGACCACGAACGCGGCCACGTCGCAACCGTCCAGGCACTACTCGGCAGTGTCGATACCGACGGCAGTGCACTCGCCTATCGAGACGAAACACGCGAACGCTGTATGAGTGACCGACTCGCGGAACTCCGCGCAGACACCGACGGCGACGTCGTCGCAGTCGTTGGTGTCGACCACCTCGAGACGCTGGCTGAGACGCTAGAACAGGAGTAA